The genomic DNA CTTTTAGAAAAAGGAGTTAATAAAGGAGACAATGCAATGCTATTTGCAAGTCAGGGTTCTAGAAACAATAAAAACACACTTGAAACATATCAATTTTTAGAGAAAAATGGTGTAAACCCTAATGTAGTTGACCATAAAAACAGGAATCCGCTTCATTTTATTGCAAGAAGTAGTAAAGATATTTCTGTTTTTAAATACTTTATTGAAAAAGATGTAGCTGTTAATTTACAAGATGAAGATGGAAATTCTCCATTTATGAATGCTGCAAATAACAATTCTTTAGAAGTTGTTCAATTTTTATCTAAAAATGTAAAAAACATTAATCTAAAAAATAATGATGGGCTTTCTGCTTTAGCTATGGCTGTAAACAGGAATTCGATTGATGTTGTTCAGTTTTTATTAGAAAAAAATGCTGATATTAATACAGTAGATAAAGATGGTAATACGCTTTCATATTATTTAATAAACAGTTTTAGAGCGAGTAAACCAGCAATTTTTGAATCAAAATTAAACGTTTTAGAGAAAAATGGATTGGTTATTAATCAGCTTCAAAATTCTGAAAACACATTATTACATATTGCTGCTGAAAGAAATAATTTACCCTTATTAAAAAGGTTAGCAGCTTTTAAAATTGATGTAAATGCTATAAATAAAGAAGATTTATCTGCTTTACAAATAGCAGTTATGAAAGCTAAAGACAACAAGATTATTAAATATTTGTTAAGTATTCGAGCAGATAAAAATGTAAAAACAACATTTGGCGAATCTATTTATGATTTAGCTTCAGAAAATGAATTGTTAAGAAAACACAACATTAACTTTTTAAAATAAAATTCGAACATGAAAACTAAAAAACTCTTACTTATAATTCCTGCTTTCTTATTGGTGATAACTGCTTTATTCAGTTTTAAAAAATATAGCGAAAGTTCTCCTTATAAATGTATGATTCAGATGAAGAATTACACCGGAGAAGGTGCCTATATTGTAATTTCTTTATTAAACCCAAAAGGCGAATATGAAGAAACCTTGTATGTGCAAGGAGATGATAACGAATGGTATTTTGATATTACAGAATGGTGGAATTTTCAAGGTAAAAAAAGAGCAGATATCGATGCTATTACGGGAGCAACAATTAGTGGTGGCCAACGCACAATTAGTGTTATTAGAATTGACGATGATAAATTAGATAAAGGGTATAAAATTCGTTTTGAAACAGCGGTAGAAGATCAAAAATATCATAAAGATGATGTCGAATTTGATTTGACAGCAGAAAATTTAAAATCTAAAATTGAAGGAAAAGGGTTTATCCGATACATAAGGATGATGCCAAATAAAAAATAATATAATGACAATTTCTATTTGGAGATATAGCCACTTAACCCTGGCTATATCTTCTTCCTTATTTATTCTAATTGCCGCAATAACAGGCATCGTTTTAGCTTTTGAACCTATTTCAGATAAGTTACATTCTTTTGATACGATAAATCTAAATGATGTTTCTATTTCTGAAACAGTTACTGTGTTACAACAAAAATATGATGAAGTACTAACAATCGAAATAGATGAAAATGATTTTGTTTCAGCAGATGTTATTACTCTAGAGGGAGAAAGTCAAACTTTTTACATCAACCCAAAAACAGGAGACAAAATTGGAGAGATCATAGAAAAGAAGCCAATTTTCGAATTTGCCACAAACTTGCATCGATCTTTATTTTTAAAATCTACAGGAAGGTTTATTATTGGTTTTGTTTCCTTATTATTACTCTTAATAGCTGTTACTGGCGTACTTTTAATAGCAAAAAGACAAGGTGGGTTTTCTAAGTTCTTCTCTAAAATTGTGAAAGAAGATTTTAATCAATATTATCATATCATTATTGGTAGATATGCGTTAATTCCAATTATAATTATTACCATAACAGGCGTTTATTTGTCTTTAGAAAAGTTCTCTTTATTACCAAAAGAGACTGCAACTCACCAAAATATTGAACAAAAAAATGTAATCTCAAAAATTAATGTAGCAGATTTTAAAGTTTTTAAAGAGACCAGTTTATCGGATGTCGAAAAAATAGAATTTCCATTTTCTACTGATGAAGAAGATTATTTTTTCGCAAAATTTACTGATAAAGAAATAGCAATTCATCAGTTTACAGGGCAAATTGTGAGTCAGAAAAAACAGTCTTTAGCTTCTCTTGGCTCTTATTACAGTTTAATCTTGCATACAGGAAAAGGATCTATTATCTGGTCTTTGATTTTATTATTAGCCTGTTTTGCCATCTTATTTTTTATCTTTTCAGGCTTTTCTATGACACTAAAAAGAAAGAAAGCAACAACACTCATTAAAAATAAGTTTAATAAAGACAAAGCTGAATATATTATTCTAGTTGGTTCTGAAACAGGTAGTACATTTAATTTTGCAACTATATTTTACAAGGCTTTACTTGCTATTGGTAAAACCGCTTATATAACACAGTTAAATGAATACACAACTTATAACAAAGCTAAAAATATTGTTATTTTTACAGCTACTTATGGCGAAGGAGAAGCCCCAGTAAATGCGACTAAATTTCTTAAAAAAATTAATAAAATACCGCAAAACAACATTTTGAAATTCTCTGTTGTTGGTTTTGGATCTACAGACTATAAAGAATTTTGCAAATATGCCATTTTGGTTCAAGCTCATTTGCAGTTACACGAAAATTTTATACCAATTTCACCCGTTTTTAAGATAAACAATCAATCTTTTTCTGAGTTTAATAATTGGACAAAAGAATGGAGTACATTTAATAAAATAGCACTTAAAATAGAAAAAGAAAGCCTCCTTGTATCAGAAAAAAATGAACAGGTTTTTACTGTTTTAAATAAAACGGAAGTGAATATTGATGACACCTTTTTAATTCAATTAAAACCAAATAATAAAACAACGTTTGTTTCTGGAGATTTACTTTCTATCACTCCAAAAGATGAAACTAGGAGCCGTTTATAT from Polaribacter sp. ALD11 includes the following:
- a CDS encoding ankyrin repeat domain-containing protein, encoding MNTLKQLVVVITIISSISISAQKKNIFLDAKFWKTNPSIETIDQKINEGNDVSALSNNAFDAVVYAILNKTDNKTIKYLLSKEGNGVNKKTHDGRTYIFWAAYKDNIEIMKHVFSKGAKTTVIDTHGNTFLNFAASAGQLNLELYKYSFEIGADITKEKNHDGANALLLVASHLEDFKLIKYLITKGASLNDKDTNGNGLFEYAAKGGNTKFLKTLLEKGVNKGDNAMLFASQGSRNNKNTLETYQFLEKNGVNPNVVDHKNRNPLHFIARSSKDISVFKYFIEKDVAVNLQDEDGNSPFMNAANNNSLEVVQFLSKNVKNINLKNNDGLSALAMAVNRNSIDVVQFLLEKNADINTVDKDGNTLSYYLINSFRASKPAIFESKLNVLEKNGLVINQLQNSENTLLHIAAERNNLPLLKRLAAFKIDVNAINKEDLSALQIAVMKAKDNKIIKYLLSIRADKNVKTTFGESIYDLASENELLRKHNINFLK
- a CDS encoding DUF2271 domain-containing protein; this translates as MKTKKLLLIIPAFLLVITALFSFKKYSESSPYKCMIQMKNYTGEGAYIVISLLNPKGEYEETLYVQGDDNEWYFDITEWWNFQGKKRADIDAITGATISGGQRTISVIRIDDDKLDKGYKIRFETAVEDQKYHKDDVEFDLTAENLKSKIEGKGFIRYIRMMPNKK
- a CDS encoding PepSY domain-containing protein codes for the protein MTISIWRYSHLTLAISSSLFILIAAITGIVLAFEPISDKLHSFDTINLNDVSISETVTVLQQKYDEVLTIEIDENDFVSADVITLEGESQTFYINPKTGDKIGEIIEKKPIFEFATNLHRSLFLKSTGRFIIGFVSLLLLLIAVTGVLLIAKRQGGFSKFFSKIVKEDFNQYYHIIIGRYALIPIIIITITGVYLSLEKFSLLPKETATHQNIEQKNVISKINVADFKVFKETSLSDVEKIEFPFSTDEEDYFFAKFTDKEIAIHQFTGQIVSQKKQSLASLGSYYSLILHTGKGSIIWSLILLLACFAILFFIFSGFSMTLKRKKATTLIKNKFNKDKAEYIILVGSETGSTFNFATIFYKALLAIGKTAYITQLNEYTTYNKAKNIVIFTATYGEGEAPVNATKFLKKINKIPQNNILKFSVVGFGSTDYKEFCKYAILVQAHLQLHENFIPISPVFKINNQSFSEFNNWTKEWSTFNKIALKIEKESLLVSEKNEQVFTVLNKTEVNIDDTFLIQLKPNNKTTFVSGDLLSITPKDETRSRLYSVGKTDNTLLLSIKKHEFGLCSTYFNSLNTNDEIVAKIQTNEKFHFPKKTKEVILIANGTGIAPFLGMIHKKSSKTKIHLFWGARTKKSFEIYKDTIEKAIENKSLTTFCTAYSQEQKEKIYVQDIILNHPKLIAKTLDKGNCIMICGSIHMQKGVLKSLEEITISYLKTPLEKFEKNNQIKTDCY